A section of the Prochlorococcus marinus XMU1402 genome encodes:
- the cbiD gene encoding cobalt-precorrin-5B (C(1))-methyltransferase CbiD, translating to MKKGLSLPLWVAGAARSALKKLVGLPFENYELIKIPNEKKEIKIEIHSVGLIKDDSHALGITFAQSGLDLDITQNLEIWTIASLEKISFNNPVHTIPINIIAGSGVGIKEDTSEICISNFAKEVLYENLLDSIPEGFNLKLEIIFPKGAFLAERTSNKSFGIVNGLSIIGTSAETYSSASPDQLEEAKNNLAKLIQNDFKGEVVFVIGENGLNLAKNYDVNLPIIKIGNWIGPLLVDAAIKKVKTVILFGYHGKLIKLAGGIFHTHNHLADARIEILVYLAVQEKLPPEIIVELSQLDNLENALQLLERFNKSLADKLFKNLSNTIEKRSFTYVNRYVKTDMEIASIIFDRKRKIRWAGNYGNKYVSYFQ from the coding sequence TTGAAAAAAGGATTATCTTTACCTTTGTGGGTTGCTGGAGCTGCTAGGTCAGCATTAAAAAAACTAGTAGGGTTGCCATTTGAAAATTATGAACTAATAAAAATTCCTAATGAAAAAAAAGAAATAAAAATTGAGATTCATTCTGTTGGTTTAATTAAAGATGACTCGCATGCATTAGGAATTACCTTTGCACAGTCAGGCTTAGATCTTGACATTACACAAAACTTAGAAATATGGACGATAGCCTCTTTAGAAAAAATTTCTTTTAATAATCCTGTTCACACAATTCCAATAAATATTATTGCAGGATCTGGTGTAGGGATAAAAGAAGATACATCAGAGATATGCATTTCTAATTTTGCAAAAGAAGTTTTATATGAAAATTTATTAGATAGTATTCCTGAGGGCTTTAATTTGAAATTGGAAATTATTTTTCCAAAGGGAGCATTTTTAGCTGAAAGAACTAGTAATAAGTCATTTGGTATTGTTAATGGATTATCTATTATTGGTACTTCTGCTGAGACTTATTCAAGTGCTTCACCTGATCAATTAGAAGAGGCTAAAAATAATTTAGCAAAGTTAATTCAAAATGATTTTAAAGGGGAGGTTGTATTTGTTATTGGTGAAAATGGGTTAAATTTGGCAAAAAATTATGATGTTAATTTGCCAATTATCAAAATTGGAAATTGGATAGGACCATTATTAGTTGACGCAGCAATAAAAAAAGTAAAAACTGTAATTTTATTTGGTTATCACGGAAAATTAATTAAATTAGCAGGTGGTATTTTTCATACACATAATCATTTAGCTGATGCAAGAATTGAGATTCTTGTTTATTTAGCTGTTCAAGAAAAGTTACCACCTGAAATAATAGTTGAATTATCTCAGTTAGATAATCTTGAGAATGCATTACAACTTCTTGAAAGATTTAATAAATCTTTAGCTGATAAATTATTCAAGAATTTATCTAATACGATCGAAAAGCGTTCTTTTACTTATGTAAATAGGTATGTAAAAACTGATATGGAAATCGCATCAATCATTTTTGATAGAAAAAGGAAAATAAGGTGGGCTGGAAATTATGGTAATAAGTATGTTTCTTATTTTCAATGA
- a CDS encoding AbrB family transcriptional regulator: MPNINLIYYLIAGGIFGALALKTGIPAAPLAGALIGASILSISGKVDVAEWPIGTRTILEIGIGTVIGTSLTKDSLIDLQTLWRPAILITFTLVITGLAIGLWTSRLLNIDVITTILGAAPGGISGMSLVGSEYGVGAAVATLHAVRLITVLLILPLVVKFLNLFGVIKS, encoded by the coding sequence ATGCCAAACATAAATCTAATCTATTATCTAATTGCAGGTGGAATTTTTGGGGCTTTAGCCCTAAAAACAGGTATACCTGCGGCGCCTCTTGCAGGAGCATTAATAGGCGCAAGCATACTTAGCATCAGCGGGAAAGTTGACGTAGCAGAATGGCCAATTGGGACAAGAACAATACTAGAAATTGGCATTGGAACAGTTATTGGTACATCTTTAACCAAAGACTCATTAATTGATCTTCAAACCTTATGGAGACCAGCCATTTTAATAACTTTTACTTTAGTTATTACAGGATTAGCAATTGGATTATGGACAAGCAGATTACTTAATATAGATGTAATAACAACAATTCTTGGTGCTGCTCCAGGAGGCATCAGCGGTATGAGTCTTGTTGGCTCTGAATATGGAGTAGGAGCTGCAGTGGCAACTCTCCACGCAGTAAGGTTGATTACTGTTCTTCTAATTCTTCCGTTAGTTGTAAAATTTTTAAACTTATTTGGAGTAATAAAATCTTAA
- a CDS encoding pyridoxal-phosphate-dependent aminotransferase family protein — MIPGPTPVPEKVLQALSKHPIGHRSKEFQDLVESTTKNLQWLHQTQNDVLTITGSGTAAMEAGIINTLSRGDKVICGENGKFGERWVKVAKEFGLEVIKIDSEWGTPLDPEKFKKILEEDKQKEIKAVILTHSETSTGVINDLETISSYIREHRKALSIVDCVTSLGACNVPVDAWELDIVASGSQKGYMIPPGLSFISMSQKAWEATEKSNLPKFYLNLKSYRKSLLSNSNPYTPAVNLVFALDEALKMMREEGLENIFLRHNKHKLAMSNAVKALNLKLFADEKYLSPSITAIKTDGVDAEEFRKTIKNNFDILLAGGQDHLKGEIFRVGHLGYVNDRDIITVVSAISNTLLNLGKITAEQAGEALVVASKYLAAS; from the coding sequence ATGATTCCTGGACCCACACCAGTTCCAGAAAAAGTTTTACAAGCATTAAGTAAGCATCCAATAGGTCATCGAAGTAAAGAATTTCAAGATCTCGTAGAAAGCACTACTAAAAATTTACAATGGCTTCATCAAACTCAAAATGATGTTCTAACAATCACTGGTAGTGGGACCGCCGCGATGGAGGCTGGAATAATAAATACCTTAAGTAGAGGAGATAAAGTAATTTGTGGAGAAAATGGAAAATTTGGCGAAAGATGGGTAAAAGTTGCTAAAGAATTTGGTTTAGAGGTAATAAAAATTGATTCCGAATGGGGTACTCCACTTGATCCCGAAAAATTCAAAAAGATATTAGAGGAAGATAAACAAAAAGAAATAAAGGCAGTTATTTTGACTCATTCTGAAACCTCAACAGGTGTAATTAATGATCTAGAAACTATAAGTTCATATATTCGCGAACATAGAAAAGCTTTATCAATTGTTGACTGCGTTACGAGTCTTGGTGCTTGCAATGTGCCTGTAGATGCATGGGAACTAGATATCGTTGCTTCAGGGTCACAAAAAGGATATATGATACCTCCTGGGCTTAGTTTTATATCAATGAGCCAAAAAGCATGGGAAGCTACAGAAAAATCTAACTTACCAAAATTTTATTTAAATTTAAAATCGTACAGAAAGAGTCTCTTAAGTAACAGTAATCCATACACTCCAGCAGTTAATTTAGTTTTTGCTTTAGATGAAGCTTTAAAAATGATGAGAGAAGAAGGCTTAGAAAACATTTTTCTAAGACACAATAAACACAAATTAGCAATGAGCAATGCTGTAAAGGCTTTAAATCTAAAATTATTTGCTGATGAAAAATATTTAAGTCCTTCAATTACTGCAATAAAAACAGATGGAGTTGATGCTGAAGAATTTAGAAAAACAATAAAAAATAATTTTGATATCTTACTTGCTGGTGGACAAGATCATTTAAAAGGGGAAATATTTAGAGTCGGACACTTAGGTTATGTTAATGATAGAGACATTATTACGGTGGTCTCAGCTATCAGTAATACACTTCTTAACCTAGGCAAAATCACAGCCGAGCAAGCTGGTGAAGCATTAGTTGTAGCATCTAAATATCTTGCGGCAAGTTAA
- the pdxA gene encoding 4-hydroxythreonine-4-phosphate dehydrogenase PdxA: protein MNFNSKNNFKVVISIGDESGIGPEIILKALFSRQIPENIEYILVGSNKNLQNTYKNLRSLGVKNIANPNNFQIHDLEISSSNNPSKSSYGNSSFKYLIKAIEIVKQYPNSALVTGPICKKSWSLAGHHFSGQTEVLAKSCGVKNVGMLFTAKSPITGWRFNTLLATTHVALCEVPKLLTIELIHSKLDLLKKFCSTYIENPTLKVAGLNPHAGEEGLLGNEEKIWLNDSLIAWNEKNKDIKLIGPLSPDSCWNSSAKAWRNKDTETHNGILAMYHDQGLIPMKVIALNYSVNTTLGLPFVRTSPDHGTGFDIAGKGIAQSQSMIEAIKTAIEMTRNSRLLNTH, encoded by the coding sequence ATGAACTTTAATAGTAAAAATAATTTTAAAGTTGTAATAAGTATTGGAGATGAGTCTGGAATAGGACCTGAAATAATTCTAAAAGCACTATTTTCTCGACAAATACCAGAAAATATTGAATATATTTTAGTCGGATCCAATAAAAATTTACAAAATACATATAAAAATCTTAGATCTCTAGGAGTAAAAAATATCGCAAATCCCAATAATTTTCAAATTCATGATCTCGAAATTTCTTCGTCTAATAATCCTTCTAAATCAAGTTATGGAAATTCAAGTTTCAAATACTTAATAAAAGCAATTGAAATAGTAAAACAATATCCTAATTCAGCACTTGTAACTGGCCCAATTTGCAAGAAATCATGGTCATTGGCGGGTCATCATTTCTCTGGACAGACCGAAGTATTAGCAAAATCATGTGGAGTAAAAAATGTTGGAATGTTATTTACTGCTAAGTCACCAATTACAGGTTGGAGATTTAATACTTTACTCGCTACAACTCACGTAGCTCTTTGCGAAGTTCCCAAACTTCTAACAATAGAATTAATTCACTCAAAACTAGATCTCTTAAAAAAGTTTTGTAGTACATATATTGAGAATCCTACTTTAAAAGTGGCCGGATTAAACCCTCATGCTGGCGAAGAAGGCCTTTTAGGCAATGAAGAAAAAATTTGGCTTAATGACTCATTAATTGCTTGGAATGAAAAAAATAAAGATATTAAATTAATAGGCCCTTTATCTCCTGATAGTTGCTGGAATTCCTCTGCAAAAGCTTGGAGAAACAAAGATACTGAAACACATAATGGGATTCTTGCTATGTATCATGATCAAGGTTTAATACCAATGAAAGTTATCGCTCTTAATTACTCAGTCAATACCACACTAGGCTTACCTTTTGTCAGAACATCTCCAGATCATGGAACAGGGTTTGATATTGCTGGCAAAGGAATAGCTCAATCTCAAAGCATGATTGAGGCTATAAAAACTGCAATTGAAATGACAAGAAATTCAAGACTGCTTAACACGCATTAA
- the efp gene encoding elongation factor P — protein sequence MISSNDFRTGTTIELDGQVWRVVEFLHVKPGKGSAFVRTKLKSVQSGNVVEKTFRAGESVQQAILEKSNLQHTYVESGDYVFMDMTSFEETRLSAEQIGRGSKYLKEGMEVNVVFYNDKVLEVELPISITLKVTETDPGVKGDTASGGTKPAILETGAQVMVPLFISVGEMIKVDTRNDSYLGREN from the coding sequence ATGATTTCCAGTAACGATTTTCGCACAGGTACCACCATCGAATTGGATGGACAAGTTTGGCGCGTTGTAGAATTTCTACATGTCAAGCCTGGTAAGGGTTCTGCTTTTGTGCGAACAAAATTAAAATCAGTTCAAAGCGGCAATGTAGTTGAAAAAACTTTTCGAGCCGGAGAATCAGTACAGCAGGCTATCTTAGAGAAGTCTAACCTCCAACATACTTATGTGGAGTCTGGAGATTATGTTTTTATGGATATGACAAGTTTTGAAGAAACAAGACTTTCTGCTGAACAAATCGGAAGAGGTTCAAAGTATTTGAAAGAAGGAATGGAGGTTAACGTTGTTTTTTACAATGATAAAGTTTTAGAAGTTGAACTTCCTATATCTATCACTTTAAAAGTCACAGAAACTGATCCTGGGGTTAAAGGCGATACAGCAAGTGGGGGCACAAAACCAGCTATTCTAGAAACAGGTGCTCAAGTTATGGTCCCTTTGTTTATTTCTGTAGGAGAAATGATAAAGGTTGATACTCGTAACGATAGTTATCTTGGACGTGAAAATTAA
- a CDS encoding NAD-dependent epimerase/dehydratase family protein, translating into MNNIASSLNKKSKFLILGCGYSGSFFTKTIRKLGFTALTSSRSKNKDPNSFIFNSETNILPNKEIFDGVTHILSCIPPDKNGNDPVLKCLKSKLKTCSLEWVGYLSTTGVYGNTQGDWVSEIDIPNPFQKRSQKRLNCEKEWIASGLPVQIFRLPGIYGPGRSTFEAIKNNKIRVIVKKNQVFSRIHVADIVSAIIYLLKNKDSLKFYQIINIGDDEPCSQMEVIQYCYDLLGTKMPEPIFFEDAKKELSPIAKSFWMENRRVSNKLLCKTLGYKLIYKNYKLGLKNCLLNV; encoded by the coding sequence ATGAATAATATCGCAAGTTCACTTAATAAAAAAAGTAAATTTTTAATCTTAGGATGTGGCTACAGCGGTAGTTTCTTTACAAAAACCATAAGAAAATTGGGTTTTACTGCTTTAACTAGCTCAAGGTCTAAAAACAAAGATCCTAATAGCTTTATTTTTAACAGTGAAACAAACATACTGCCTAACAAAGAAATTTTTGATGGGGTAACTCATATTCTTAGCTGTATACCTCCAGATAAAAATGGTAATGATCCAGTATTAAAATGTCTTAAAAGTAAACTAAAAACTTGTTCACTTGAATGGGTTGGATATTTATCTACCACAGGCGTATATGGCAATACTCAAGGTGATTGGGTTTCTGAGATAGACATTCCTAATCCTTTTCAAAAAAGAAGTCAGAAAAGATTAAATTGCGAAAAAGAATGGATTGCATCAGGTTTGCCAGTGCAAATTTTTAGATTACCAGGTATTTATGGACCTGGAAGATCGACTTTTGAAGCAATCAAAAACAACAAAATTCGCGTCATTGTTAAAAAAAATCAAGTATTTTCAAGGATTCATGTCGCTGATATTGTAAGTGCAATTATTTATTTATTAAAGAATAAAGATTCTTTAAAGTTTTATCAAATCATCAATATTGGAGATGATGAACCCTGTTCTCAAATGGAAGTAATTCAATATTGTTATGATTTACTTGGCACTAAAATGCCAGAGCCAATATTTTTTGAGGATGCAAAAAAAGAGTTATCGCCTATTGCCAAATCTTTTTGGATGGAAAACAGAAGAGTTTCTAATAAATTATTATGCAAAACACTCGGATATAAACTAATTTATAAAAACTACAAATTAGGACTAAAAAATTGTCTTTTGAATGTTTAA
- the accB gene encoding acetyl-CoA carboxylase biotin carboxyl carrier protein, translating into MAMKLDHEDLNRLIEKISTSDIQEFSLEGEDFKLEIKRNLFDQNQLPNNLVSNNSVPNNSFDKQIISSQKSINENVSISNVPETPQVAPPGRSDLTEITSPMVGTFYRAAAPGEEPFVEVGNIVKVGQTICILEAMKLMNEIESEFNAEIVEILVENGTPVEFGQVLMRVKQS; encoded by the coding sequence ATGGCTATGAAATTAGATCATGAAGACTTAAATCGCTTAATAGAGAAAATCTCAACAAGCGATATTCAAGAATTCTCCCTTGAAGGAGAAGATTTTAAACTTGAAATAAAGAGGAACTTGTTTGATCAGAATCAATTACCTAATAATTTGGTTTCTAACAATTCTGTTCCTAATAATTCATTTGATAAGCAAATAATTTCAAGTCAAAAATCCATAAACGAAAATGTTTCGATTTCTAATGTCCCAGAAACTCCTCAAGTTGCCCCTCCTGGACGCTCAGATCTTACTGAAATCACTTCTCCTATGGTTGGAACCTTTTATAGGGCTGCAGCTCCTGGTGAGGAGCCTTTCGTCGAAGTAGGGAATATTGTTAAGGTTGGTCAAACCATCTGTATATTGGAAGCGATGAAATTGATGAATGAAATTGAATCTGAATTTAATGCTGAAATAGTAGAGATTCTTGTTGAAAATGGAACCCCGGTTGAATTTGGTCAAGTTTTAATGCGTGTTAAGCAGTCTTGA
- a CDS encoding DUF6554 family protein has product MQGFKKKFIFLTLGIICPLSLQTSKVKAGSFGAEIFCTMRDGGNDHESSWEAAYTYIKKQKGGLFKVSPKQAAAQITESVIRDRETFSYCVEYLDNLHPNRKLIRDLEKEEEKKQKESKDRENKRKRLEKELEEANEEFNEETLERYSY; this is encoded by the coding sequence ATGCAAGGATTTAAAAAAAAATTTATTTTTTTAACTCTAGGAATAATATGTCCATTATCACTCCAAACATCCAAAGTTAAAGCTGGCTCATTTGGAGCGGAAATTTTCTGTACCATGAGGGATGGAGGTAATGATCATGAAAGTAGTTGGGAAGCTGCATACACATATATAAAAAAACAAAAAGGAGGTCTTTTCAAAGTCTCTCCTAAACAAGCAGCAGCACAAATTACTGAATCGGTAATTAGAGATAGAGAAACCTTCAGCTATTGTGTTGAATACCTTGATAATCTTCATCCAAATAGAAAACTAATAAGAGATTTAGAAAAGGAGGAAGAAAAAAAGCAAAAAGAGTCTAAAGATAGAGAAAACAAAAGAAAAAGATTAGAAAAAGAATTAGAAGAAGCTAATGAGGAATTTAATGAAGAAACTCTTGAAAGATATAGTTACTAA
- a CDS encoding HNH endonuclease: protein MHINDAVFLEDLCPKFRLRQWRKSIHRFTGKSCIYCGKPSESIDHVLPRSQGGLSTTENCVPACLSCNGDKSDENALYWYRRQKFYDPRRAMAIRAWLEGDLRLAIRLLQWANPNFKTNKKNCEANESTYKAA, encoded by the coding sequence ATGCATATTAACGATGCGGTGTTTTTAGAGGATTTATGTCCCAAGTTCAGATTAAGACAATGGCGAAAATCAATTCATAGGTTTACAGGAAAAAGTTGTATATATTGCGGAAAACCATCTGAATCTATAGACCATGTATTACCACGAAGTCAAGGAGGCTTGAGTACAACAGAAAACTGCGTCCCAGCATGTCTTTCTTGTAATGGAGATAAATCAGACGAAAATGCTTTGTATTGGTATAGAAGACAAAAATTTTATGACCCAAGAAGAGCAATGGCTATTAGAGCTTGGTTAGAAGGTGATTTAAGATTAGCGATAAGATTATTACAATGGGCAAATCCAAACTTCAAAACAAATAAAAAAAATTGTGAAGCAAATGAATCAACATATAAAGCTGCTTAA